One genomic window of Nitrosomonas sp. Is35 includes the following:
- the dapD gene encoding 2,3,4,5-tetrahydropyridine-2,6-dicarboxylate N-succinyltransferase has product MTNELQATIEEAFDRRAEITPRNVDAKLKESVTQVLAMLDGGKLRVAEKISGEWVTHQWLKKAVLLSFRIEDNNFIKGGFSNYFDKVPSKFADYSSRDFRDGGFRVVPPAAVRKGSFIANNVVLMPSYVNIGAYVDEGTMVDTWATVGSCAQIGKNVHLSGGVGIGGVLEPVQANPTIIEDNCFIGARSEVVEGVIVGENSVISMGVYIGQSTKIYNRETGEVSYGRIPPGSVVVSGNLPAENGKYSLYCAVIVKQVDAKTRSKTGINELLRGI; this is encoded by the coding sequence ATGACGAATGAATTGCAGGCCACTATTGAAGAAGCTTTTGATCGCCGTGCGGAGATTACTCCGCGTAATGTCGATGCCAAATTGAAAGAATCGGTTACTCAAGTTCTTGCGATGCTGGATGGCGGTAAATTGCGCGTGGCTGAGAAAATCAGTGGCGAATGGGTGACGCATCAGTGGTTGAAGAAAGCAGTGCTGTTGTCATTTCGCATCGAAGACAATAACTTTATCAAAGGCGGTTTTTCCAATTATTTTGACAAAGTACCATCGAAATTCGCGGATTACAGCTCGCGGGATTTCCGTGATGGCGGTTTCCGTGTTGTGCCGCCTGCTGCCGTGCGTAAAGGCTCGTTCATCGCCAACAACGTTGTGTTGATGCCGTCGTATGTCAATATCGGTGCGTATGTCGATGAAGGTACGATGGTCGATACCTGGGCTACGGTTGGTTCGTGTGCGCAAATCGGTAAGAATGTGCATTTATCCGGCGGTGTCGGTATCGGCGGTGTATTGGAGCCAGTGCAGGCGAATCCGACGATTATCGAAGATAATTGTTTTATCGGTGCGCGTTCGGAAGTTGTGGAAGGCGTTATTGTCGGTGAAAACTCAGTGATTTCGATGGGTGTTTACATTGGCCAAAGCACGAAAATTTATAACCGTGAAACCGGCGAAGTAAGCTATGGCCGTATCCCGCCCGGATCGGTTGTCGTCTCGGGCAATTTACCCGCTGAGAATGGAAAGTACAGCTTGTATTGCGCGGTGATCGTCAAACAGGTAGACGCCAAGACCCGGTCAAAAACGGGTATCAACGAGTTGTTGCGTGGTATTTGA
- a CDS encoding BON domain-containing protein has translation MIILIGCENYAEKTHESWITPPSGPVYDDSTIFARITQAIQSDPVLQGANIDIKVQDGNVALKGAVSNEDQVTRINMHAWIVDGVKKVDNQVTIR, from the coding sequence ATGATTATATTGATCGGCTGTGAAAACTACGCCGAAAAAACACACGAATCCTGGATCACACCGCCGTCCGGCCCGGTTTATGACGATTCGACCATTTTCGCGCGCATTACACAGGCGATACAATCGGATCCTGTGTTACAAGGCGCCAACATCGATATTAAAGTACAAGACGGCAATGTCGCCTTAAAAGGCGCCGTTAGTAACGAAGATCAGGTCACGCGCATCAACATGCACGCCTGGATCGTGGACGGCGTGAAAAAAGTCGACAACCAAGTGACTATCAGATAA
- the dapC gene encoding succinyldiaminopimelate transaminase, with translation MNPNLNLLQPYPFQKLRQLFDGVTRNAALKPIELQIGEPKHATPGFIRQALAGNLDGLSTYPTTLGIPALRNSIAAWAKRRYNLAGIDPETEVIPVNGSREALFSFAQTVIDSSNAKQPAVVCPNPFYQIYEGAAFLAGAEPHFINTLPENHFKLDYGQLPEAVWSRTQLIYVCSPNNPTGSVMTLDDWRALFALSDRYGFVVASDECYSEIYFDEKNPPLGALDAAQQLGRTGFPRLVVFNSLSKRSNVPGLRSGFVAGNAQLLEKFLLYRTYHGSAMNPAAQAASAAAWGDEVHVIENRRLYAQKFSDAIAVLSGTTEVQMPDASFYLWIKTPISDTEFTKRLYQDYNVTVLPGSFLARDAHGVNPGKDFVRIALVTSPEECIEAMERIKRLLQTL, from the coding sequence ATGAATCCAAATCTGAATCTACTGCAACCTTATCCATTCCAGAAACTGCGGCAACTATTTGACGGCGTGACACGTAATGCGGCACTAAAACCCATTGAGCTGCAAATCGGCGAGCCGAAACATGCAACACCCGGTTTTATCCGCCAGGCATTGGCGGGTAATCTGGATGGTTTGTCGACTTATCCGACGACATTGGGGATACCGGCGCTGCGCAATAGTATTGCGGCATGGGCCAAGCGGCGTTATAACCTTGCAGGAATCGACCCGGAGACTGAGGTCATTCCGGTCAACGGCAGCCGCGAGGCGCTGTTTTCTTTTGCGCAAACCGTGATCGATAGCAGCAACGCCAAGCAACCGGCGGTGGTTTGCCCTAATCCGTTTTATCAGATTTACGAGGGTGCTGCATTTCTGGCGGGCGCTGAGCCGCATTTTATTAACACCTTGCCGGAAAATCATTTCAAGCTGGATTATGGTCAATTACCGGAGGCGGTATGGTCGCGCACGCAATTGATTTATGTGTGCTCACCCAATAATCCGACCGGCAGCGTGATGACGCTGGACGATTGGCGGGCGCTATTTGCATTGTCGGATCGTTACGGTTTCGTGGTGGCTTCGGATGAGTGCTATTCGGAGATTTATTTCGATGAAAAGAACCCGCCACTCGGCGCGCTGGATGCAGCGCAGCAATTGGGGAGAACCGGTTTTCCTCGCTTAGTGGTGTTTAATAGCTTATCAAAACGCTCGAATGTGCCGGGATTGCGTTCCGGTTTCGTGGCTGGGAATGCGCAATTGCTGGAAAAATTCCTGCTGTACCGCACCTATCATGGTTCGGCGATGAATCCGGCGGCTCAAGCAGCCAGTGCGGCAGCATGGGGCGATGAAGTGCATGTCATAGAAAACCGCCGTTTATATGCGCAGAAGTTTTCCGATGCCATTGCGGTGTTATCGGGTACAACCGAAGTGCAAATGCCGGATGCGAGCTTTTATTTGTGGATTAAAACACCGATCAGCGATACCGAATTCACCAAACGGTTGTATCAAGATTATAATGTGACGGTGCTGCCGGGCAGTTTTCTGGCGCGTGACGCGCATGGTGTCAATCCGGGGAAAGATTTTGTGCGCATTGCGCTGGTTACGTCACCGGAAGAATGCATTGAGGCCATGGAAAGAATTAAGCGTTTGTTGCAAACACTATGA